From the genome of Halomonas sp. MCCC 1A13316, one region includes:
- a CDS encoding EF-hand domain-containing protein → MQSRREPTTIRGASACAAGSVQKKTALFLALVLSSGVALAEMGAEELIPPSAYSNASGQNGFEQMDHDGDGRISHEEAKAGSLPEVFVILDRDHNGAISRQEFNFRPR, encoded by the coding sequence AGGGGCAAGCGCTTGTGCGGCGGGCTCCGTCCAGAAAAAAACCGCACTGTTCCTTGCTTTGGTCCTGTCCTCCGGTGTTGCCCTTGCCGAAATGGGCGCAGAAGAGCTGATTCCGCCCTCTGCTTACTCGAACGCCTCCGGCCAGAATGGCTTCGAACAAATGGACCATGATGGCGATGGTCGTATTTCCCATGAAGAGGCCAAGGCGGGCAGCCTGCCTGAAGTCTTCGTCATCCTGGACCGCGACCATAACGGTGCGATCTCCCGCCAGGAGTTCAACTTCCGCCCGCGGTGA
- a CDS encoding VOC family protein — protein sequence MQLSTYLIFNDNCREAFEFYQRCLDAKLEAMATYAEMPASEGMEIPSEARDLIMHARLRIGDQLLMASDNSPCSPAPYEGIKGASIAIGVDSVKEAERLFNALADNGTVQMPLEETFWAHRFGMLVDRFGVAWMINYEKEVQAAA from the coding sequence ATGCAGCTTTCCACCTACCTGATTTTCAACGACAACTGCCGCGAAGCCTTCGAATTCTATCAGCGTTGCCTCGACGCCAAGCTCGAGGCCATGGCCACCTACGCCGAAATGCCCGCCAGCGAAGGCATGGAAATTCCTTCGGAGGCTCGCGACCTGATCATGCATGCCCGACTGCGTATCGGTGACCAGTTGCTGATGGCGTCGGACAACTCCCCTTGCAGCCCTGCACCCTATGAAGGCATCAAGGGGGCGAGTATTGCGATCGGGGTCGACTCGGTAAAGGAGGCCGAACGCCTCTTCAACGCGCTAGCCGACAACGGCACCGTGCAGATGCCGCTAGAGGAAACCTTCTGGGCGCACCGCTTCGGCATGTTGGTGGACCGGTTCGGCGTCGCCTGGATGATCAACTACGAGAAGGAGGTGCAGGCTGCCGCCTAG
- a CDS encoding cupin domain-containing protein has translation MRRLRINKSLGDAVGMTQLGIHQISVPPGNFSTEYHCHRYEEEAIYVLSGRGVATLGERKLPIGPGDFIGCPTNGVAHEKYNDGDEPLVCLLVGQRLAQDVCDYPRQGKRLYRNSGEWNLVDHTAIELVQR, from the coding sequence ATGCGAAGGCTGCGCATCAACAAATCGCTGGGGGATGCCGTGGGCATGACCCAGCTCGGGATCCATCAGATCAGTGTGCCACCCGGTAATTTCTCGACCGAGTATCACTGCCATCGCTACGAGGAGGAGGCCATCTATGTGCTTTCGGGACGTGGCGTGGCCACACTGGGCGAGCGGAAGCTACCGATCGGCCCCGGCGACTTCATCGGTTGCCCGACCAACGGCGTGGCCCATGAGAAGTACAACGACGGCGACGAGCCGTTGGTATGCCTGTTAGTGGGCCAGCGGCTGGCCCAGGACGTATGCGACTACCCGCGCCAGGGCAAGCGGCTGTATCGCAACAGTGGCGAATGGAACCTGGTCGACCACACGGCCATCGAGCTTGTCCAGCGCTAG
- a CDS encoding PhzF family phenazine biosynthesis protein — translation MSGTLYRLAAFTDNPNGGNPAGVWLGEALPEPAEMQRIAAEVGYSETAFIAPTNGERRTVRYYSPEAEVSFCGHATVASGVLLGQLSGAGSYMLDTAVGEVMVTVNQVDGEWQASLVSVTPEFRPAAPELVEQVRELLGWQAEELDLEIAPALAYAGAWHLVLACQEKARLERLEYDFEGLKALMLREGLTTLQLVWREGEGDFHSRNPFPVGGVVEDPATGASAAALGGYLRDAGLLQAPAQLTIRQGEAMGWPSRLQVDIPLSGGIVVTGHAVSLEA, via the coding sequence ATGAGCGGCACCCTTTATCGTCTTGCTGCCTTTACCGACAACCCCAACGGCGGCAATCCCGCCGGGGTGTGGCTGGGAGAGGCGTTGCCCGAGCCGGCTGAAATGCAGCGCATCGCCGCCGAGGTGGGCTATTCCGAAACCGCTTTCATCGCACCTACCAACGGTGAGCGGCGCACGGTGCGCTACTACAGCCCCGAAGCGGAGGTGAGCTTCTGCGGCCACGCCACGGTAGCCAGCGGCGTGTTGCTTGGGCAACTGAGCGGAGCGGGCAGCTACATGCTGGATACGGCGGTGGGCGAGGTGATGGTCACGGTCAACCAGGTAGATGGGGAGTGGCAGGCATCGCTGGTATCGGTTACGCCGGAATTTCGCCCCGCCGCACCGGAGCTGGTCGAGCAGGTGCGTGAACTGCTCGGCTGGCAGGCCGAGGAACTCGATCTCGAGATTGCGCCCGCACTGGCCTATGCCGGGGCCTGGCACTTGGTACTGGCGTGCCAGGAGAAAGCGCGCCTCGAACGGCTCGAATACGACTTCGAAGGGCTCAAGGCGCTGATGCTGCGCGAGGGCCTGACCACGCTGCAACTGGTGTGGCGCGAGGGCGAAGGCGATTTCCACTCGCGCAACCCGTTCCCGGTGGGCGGCGTGGTGGAGGACCCCGCCACCGGTGCGTCGGCCGCCGCCCTGGGTGGCTACCTGCGCGACGCCGGCCTGCTCCAGGCGCCCGCCCAACTGACGATCCGGCAGGGCGAGGCGATGGGGTGGCCCAGCCGCCTGCAGGTGGATATTCCGCTCTCGGGTGGCATCGTCGTAACCGGGCATGCCGTCTCGCTGGAGGCCTAG
- a CDS encoding antibiotic biosynthesis monooxygenase family protein, with product MIAVIFEVIPKSGRRDQYLDIAASLRPLLDEIDGFISIERFESLTQPGKILSLSFWRDEKAVAQWRQLERHRTAQTQGREVVFDDYRLRVATVLRDYGMNEREQAPADSRERHETP from the coding sequence ATGATCGCCGTTATCTTCGAAGTCATCCCCAAGTCCGGCCGCCGCGACCAGTACCTGGACATCGCAGCCAGTCTGCGTCCGCTGCTCGACGAAATCGATGGTTTCATCTCGATCGAGCGCTTCGAGAGCCTGACCCAGCCGGGCAAGATCCTCTCGCTCTCCTTCTGGCGCGACGAAAAAGCCGTCGCCCAGTGGCGCCAACTCGAACGCCATCGCACTGCCCAGACCCAGGGCCGCGAAGTGGTCTTCGACGATTACCGACTGCGCGTGGCCACGGTGCTGCGCGACTACGGCATGAACGAACGCGAACAGGCGCCTGCCGATAGCCGCGAACGTCACGAAACTCCGTGA
- a CDS encoding LysR family transcriptional regulator — MCEFWQVALAQYRGVRLFDRLPHGYVPTAAGEMLRRHAERVEEEAQAIERELGGHDVKLSGRVVVTTTDTLANALLAPVFQGFVERYPGIGLELLIDSAFLDLARCEADVAIRPTQAPPENLIGRRLGTIRWGVYGAGDYLRDRPALEDPSRPEGHPFIGGNEMIRHLASSRWLDERVPPEACVLRTNCVVAALGAARAGTGLAVVPHYMARQESELECVLAIGPEVATDLWLLVHPDLRHSARIRAFMAFAVEAIRQRQAELEGR, encoded by the coding sequence ATGTGTGAGTTCTGGCAGGTCGCGCTGGCGCAGTACAGGGGGGTGCGGCTGTTCGACCGCTTGCCCCATGGCTATGTGCCCACAGCGGCGGGCGAGATGCTGCGCAGGCACGCGGAGCGGGTGGAGGAGGAGGCGCAGGCCATCGAGCGTGAGCTCGGGGGGCACGACGTGAAACTGTCCGGGCGGGTCGTCGTCACCACCACCGATACCCTGGCCAATGCGTTGCTCGCCCCGGTATTCCAGGGCTTCGTCGAGCGCTACCCGGGCATCGGGTTGGAACTGTTGATCGACAGTGCCTTCCTCGATCTGGCCCGGTGTGAGGCGGATGTCGCCATTCGTCCGACGCAGGCGCCGCCGGAGAACCTGATCGGCCGCCGGCTGGGCACCATTCGTTGGGGGGTGTACGGCGCAGGCGACTACTTGAGGGACCGTCCTGCGCTCGAGGATCCGTCGCGTCCGGAGGGGCATCCCTTTATCGGCGGCAACGAGATGATTCGCCATCTCGCCAGCAGCCGATGGTTGGACGAGCGGGTGCCGCCGGAAGCCTGCGTGTTGCGCACGAACTGCGTCGTCGCGGCGCTAGGGGCCGCCCGGGCCGGCACGGGACTCGCCGTGGTGCCGCACTACATGGCTCGCCAGGAGAGCGAGCTGGAGTGTGTGCTGGCGATCGGCCCGGAGGTGGCGACAGACCTGTGGCTGCTGGTCCATCCAGACTTGCGTCACAGCGCACGCATCCGCGCCTTCATGGCCTTTGCGGTCGAGGCGATCAGGCAGCGGCAGGCCGAGCTGGAGGGTCGCTAG
- a CDS encoding YrhK family protein, with product MPDTRLDNPLTLHFGREELVIRRRYETLSIANDFLIAVWFLASSILFLDPSMESVAAWLFIVGSFQFLIRPTIRLVSHLHLQRMPSSHWES from the coding sequence ATGCCTGATACACGACTCGATAACCCGCTCACTTTGCATTTCGGGCGGGAGGAGTTGGTGATCCGACGCCGCTACGAGACGCTCAGCATCGCCAACGATTTCTTGATTGCCGTCTGGTTCTTGGCCAGCAGCATCCTGTTTCTCGACCCCAGCATGGAAAGCGTCGCCGCATGGCTGTTTATCGTCGGCAGTTTTCAGTTCCTGATTCGCCCCACTATTCGTCTGGTGAGCCACCTTCATCTGCAGCGAATGCCATCGAGTCATTGGGAGAGTTGA
- a CDS encoding helix-turn-helix domain-containing protein, translating into MSGVSQPDLAGSIGIGYFRPAQAVTAGLKLERYAPGAALRPYVQCYWQARWQGGGGKSAGMELLHPDGATGLLFNFGAALERDGERVHGDCWIDGPKRCTARLAVRSALDLLGVRFLPGMAFPFVGETLSALSGEGLTPADALRRLELEALHERLWRAPVLAERLALLDEYLLNKQRLSERVPSGLMASLGWLQRHHGQGSIAALVDELPFGQRRLERLFQRHVGLSPKRYARLLRVAHSRELIKQSGAATSLTDTAFAVGYFDQSHFIHDFKAVTGFTPGGYLDHVQRRYVVKFNRK; encoded by the coding sequence ATGAGTGGAGTTTCCCAGCCTGACCTGGCTGGCAGCATCGGCATTGGATATTTTCGGCCTGCGCAGGCGGTAACCGCCGGCCTGAAGCTCGAGCGTTACGCGCCCGGTGCGGCGCTGCGCCCCTATGTGCAGTGCTACTGGCAGGCAAGGTGGCAGGGTGGCGGCGGCAAGTCGGCGGGCATGGAGCTGCTGCACCCGGATGGCGCCACGGGGCTGCTGTTCAACTTCGGCGCTGCGCTCGAACGCGACGGCGAACGAGTGCATGGCGATTGCTGGATCGACGGCCCCAAGCGGTGCACGGCGCGGCTGGCGGTGCGCAGCGCGCTCGACCTACTCGGGGTGCGCTTCCTGCCGGGCATGGCGTTTCCCTTCGTTGGCGAAACGCTGTCGGCACTGTCCGGTGAAGGGCTGACGCCGGCGGATGCTCTGCGCCGGCTCGAACTCGAAGCGCTGCACGAGCGGCTGTGGCGGGCCCCTGTTCTGGCCGAACGCCTGGCGCTACTGGACGAGTACCTGCTGAACAAGCAGCGACTCTCGGAGCGTGTGCCGTCAGGCTTGATGGCATCGCTTGGCTGGCTCCAGCGCCATCATGGCCAGGGCAGCATTGCCGCGCTGGTCGACGAGCTGCCGTTCGGCCAGCGCCGGCTGGAGCGCCTGTTCCAGCGCCATGTGGGGCTTTCGCCCAAGCGTTACGCCAGGCTGCTGCGCGTGGCCCACAGCCGCGAACTGATCAAGCAGAGCGGGGCGGCCACTTCGTTGACCGATACCGCCTTCGCTGTCGGCTACTTCGACCAGTCGCATTTCATCCATGACTTCAAGGCCGTGACCGGCTTCACACCGGGCGGTTACCTCGACCATGTGCAGCGGCGGTATGTCGTCAAATTCAACCGTAAGTAA
- a CDS encoding carboxymuconolactone decarboxylase family protein produces the protein MRMNYFSASPAGLRAMLDLQNHVHKTAQEGELGDGLLGLVYTRVSQMNGCTYCIDMHTKDARKGGETEQRLYALSAWRETPFYTERERAALAWVEANTLIAGNGIDDALYEATREHFSEKRLTDLTLAICTINAWNRLSISFAADAGSYQPAERG, from the coding sequence ATGCGCATGAACTACTTCTCCGCCAGCCCCGCCGGCCTCAGGGCCATGCTCGACCTGCAGAATCACGTTCACAAGACAGCCCAAGAGGGCGAACTGGGCGACGGCCTGCTGGGATTGGTCTATACCCGCGTCTCGCAGATGAATGGCTGTACCTACTGCATCGACATGCACACCAAGGACGCGCGCAAGGGCGGCGAAACCGAGCAGCGGCTGTACGCCCTGAGCGCCTGGCGCGAAACGCCCTTCTACACCGAGCGTGAGCGCGCCGCCCTGGCCTGGGTCGAGGCCAACACCCTGATTGCCGGGAACGGCATCGACGATGCCTTGTACGAGGCCACTCGCGAGCACTTCTCGGAGAAAAGACTGACCGACCTCACCCTGGCGATCTGCACCATCAACGCCTGGAACCGCCTGTCGATCAGCTTCGCCGCCGACGCCGGCAGCTACCAACCGGCTGAGCGCGGCTAG
- a CDS encoding VOC family protein, which yields MKVKRIMSNTATSDFDKAAAFYGEILGLDLFMDHGWFRTYGSDERMMVQVSFGTEGGSGTPVPDLSIEVDDIETALSRFEKASVPIEYGPVSEPWGVRRFYVRDPFGKLINILQHE from the coding sequence ATGAAGGTCAAACGCATCATGTCCAACACGGCGACGTCGGATTTCGACAAGGCGGCCGCTTTCTATGGAGAAATCCTGGGCCTCGACCTGTTCATGGATCACGGCTGGTTTCGAACGTACGGCTCGGATGAAAGAATGATGGTTCAGGTGAGCTTCGGCACCGAAGGCGGCTCGGGCACCCCCGTGCCGGATCTCTCAATCGAAGTCGACGATATCGAAACGGCGCTATCACGCTTCGAGAAGGCGAGCGTACCTATCGAATACGGGCCTGTCAGCGAACCCTGGGGCGTGAGGCGGTTCTATGTCCGCGATCCATTCGGCAAGCTCATCAATATTCTGCAGCATGAGTGA
- a CDS encoding DUF899 family protein, with protein MFYQNAKGEIFHTYSTYGRGDELVDSAYMLLDMTPKGRNETGPHHNLMDWVKRHDEYESAR; from the coding sequence GTGTTCTACCAGAACGCCAAAGGCGAAATCTTCCACACCTATTCAACCTATGGACGTGGCGACGAACTCGTCGACAGCGCCTACATGCTGCTCGACATGACGCCCAAGGGCCGCAACGAAACGGGACCCCATCACAACCTGATGGATTGGGTGAAACGCCACGACGAGTACGAATCGGCGAGATAG
- a CDS encoding NAD(P)/FAD-dependent oxidoreductase has product MDRTRIMVVGGGAGGLELVTRLGRRLGRRGKAEITLIDRNTTHIWKPLLHEVATGALDSSIDEISYQSHAQLNGYRFQRGTLEGLDRDARQLRLAPVFDDHGQEVLPARTLDYDLLVLALGSVSNDFGTPGVSEHCHFLDSPAQAEAFRHDMLNTFLRYSAPERRHHPRLTVGIVGAGATGVELSAELYDASRMLHSYGFTEMDSRHLEVHLIEAAPDVLPALPERIRGAVRTELERLGVQVHTATRVVCVEEGAIVTADDQRIETDLNVWAAGIKAPDMLRELGLTLERNQRIKVEPTLQSVDDPNIFVFGDCASCPQPDGTVVPPRAQAAHQQAQRLYKNLLARLDSGTLKPFRYRDRGSLISLAHFEAIGSLMRGASARSLFIEGRLAKFFYASLYRMHQRAIHGTAKTALILLSDGLNRFIRPRMKLH; this is encoded by the coding sequence ATGGACAGAACGCGCATCATGGTCGTCGGCGGCGGTGCCGGCGGGCTGGAGCTGGTCACACGCCTCGGTCGGCGCCTGGGCAGACGCGGCAAGGCCGAGATCACCCTGATAGACCGCAATACGACCCACATCTGGAAGCCCCTGCTGCACGAGGTCGCCACCGGAGCGCTCGATTCCAGCATCGACGAGATCTCATACCAGAGCCATGCTCAGCTCAATGGGTACCGCTTCCAGCGCGGTACGCTCGAGGGCCTCGACCGCGATGCCCGCCAGTTGCGCCTGGCGCCGGTGTTCGATGACCACGGCCAGGAAGTACTACCGGCGCGCACCCTGGATTACGACCTCCTGGTGCTGGCATTGGGCAGCGTGAGCAACGACTTCGGCACACCCGGTGTCTCCGAGCACTGCCACTTTCTCGACAGCCCGGCCCAGGCCGAAGCGTTCCGCCACGACATGCTCAATACCTTCCTGCGCTACAGCGCCCCCGAGCGGCGTCATCACCCACGGCTGACCGTAGGTATCGTTGGCGCCGGTGCCACCGGGGTGGAGCTTTCGGCGGAACTCTACGATGCCTCGCGCATGCTGCACAGCTACGGCTTCACCGAGATGGACAGCCGCCACCTGGAAGTCCACCTGATCGAAGCGGCACCGGACGTTCTGCCGGCCTTGCCCGAGCGTATTCGCGGCGCCGTGCGCACCGAGCTGGAACGCCTCGGCGTACAGGTACATACCGCTACCCGTGTGGTGTGCGTAGAGGAAGGCGCCATTGTCACCGCCGACGATCAGCGCATCGAGACCGATCTCAACGTCTGGGCCGCCGGCATCAAGGCGCCCGACATGCTGCGCGAACTGGGGCTGACTCTGGAACGCAACCAGCGCATCAAGGTCGAGCCGACACTGCAGAGCGTCGACGACCCCAACATCTTCGTCTTCGGCGACTGCGCCAGCTGCCCACAGCCGGACGGCACCGTGGTGCCGCCGCGGGCCCAGGCCGCTCACCAGCAGGCCCAGCGGCTCTACAAGAACCTGCTGGCCCGGCTCGATAGCGGCACGCTCAAGCCGTTCCGCTACCGTGACCGCGGCTCGCTCATCTCCTTGGCTCACTTCGAGGCGATCGGCAGCCTGATGCGCGGCGCCTCGGCGCGCAGTCTGTTCATCGAGGGCCGTCTGGCCAAGTTCTTCTATGCCTCGCTCTACCGCATGCACCAGCGCGCCATCCACGGCACGGCCAAGACGGCGCTCATCCTGCTCTCGGACGGGCTCAACCGCTTCATTCGACCGCGCATGAAGCTGCACTGA